From a region of the Methanolinea sp. genome:
- a CDS encoding DUF61 family protein: MECHGICAVTPHPFIPDESVLMRWMALEMGKVNDGVVAQRRRLSELLSEEHPSAVTRNGTEFTFNLGIIRKLGENLPHRLHPLLRLPIIFFFDSTVPDSCLLTDEVALEALQILGELSRFREFDGGKLWVGRAIVFAIMQRYPTAVQIMMN, encoded by the coding sequence ATGGAATGCCATGGAATCTGTGCCGTGACACCCCATCCTTTCATTCCTGATGAATCGGTGCTCATGCGCTGGATGGCGCTCGAGATGGGAAAAGTCAACGATGGCGTCGTAGCTCAACGCCGGAGACTTTCCGAACTTTTATCAGAAGAACACCCCTCAGCTGTGACCCGGAACGGTACGGAATTCACCTTTAATCTTGGGATTATCAGGAAACTGGGAGAAAACCTTCCTCACCGGCTCCATCCTCTGTTGAGACTTCCAATCATCTTCTTCTTTGATTCGACCGTGCCTGACAGCTGCCTGCTCACCGATGAAGTAGCATTAGAAGCGCTCCAGATCCTCGGGGAACTCTCCCGGTTTCGGGAATTTGACGGAGGAAAGCTCTGGGTTGGTCGTGCCATCGTGTTTGCAATCATGCAGAGATATCCAACTGCAGTTCAGATCATGATGAATTAA
- a CDS encoding glycosyltransferase family 4 protein, whose amino-acid sequence MRIAYVYDAVYPYITGGVERRVWEISQRLAKRGHDVHIYGMRVWGEEKILKKGGVTLHGTCSPRSLYRRGRRTYSQAIIFGLSVFLPLVKEDFDVIDCQQFPFFSALSAVLSNRITGSPLIITWHEVWNGYWYDYIGFPGCAGKFLERVVAHNSSHAVAVSELTKEGLQKLVRDKEIKIIPNGIDLEAIDAIIPSDQSSDLIFAGRLIKEKHIDILLESIVILKETHPDITCMIIGDGPERHNLKLMTEMWGLNDNVVFTGFLPSPEDINAHMKSSKVFVLPSTREGFGIAALEALACGLPVVTIDHPQNASAVFAGHGCGALSRLDSKDMAIKIHEVLADTSRRSAICRQKAQGYDWNVITDYLEEHYHRISAQKRSVQRFP is encoded by the coding sequence ATGCGCATCGCTTATGTCTACGATGCTGTCTACCCATATATTACCGGAGGGGTTGAGAGGAGAGTATGGGAAATCTCTCAGAGGCTCGCCAAACGAGGCCATGACGTCCACATTTATGGTATGCGTGTATGGGGCGAAGAGAAGATCCTCAAGAAAGGTGGTGTCACCCTTCATGGGACTTGCAGTCCCCGGTCACTGTACCGGAGAGGGAGAAGAACATACTCCCAGGCCATCATTTTTGGGTTATCCGTATTCCTGCCACTGGTGAAGGAAGATTTCGACGTGATTGATTGCCAACAGTTCCCGTTTTTCTCTGCGCTGAGTGCGGTGCTTTCCAATCGCATAACAGGATCTCCCCTCATAATCACCTGGCATGAAGTTTGGAATGGCTATTGGTACGACTATATCGGATTTCCTGGTTGTGCCGGGAAATTCCTTGAACGTGTCGTTGCGCATAACTCTTCCCATGCGGTAGCAGTTTCAGAGCTCACAAAAGAAGGTCTCCAGAAGCTGGTGAGAGACAAAGAAATAAAAATTATCCCGAATGGTATTGATCTGGAAGCAATTGATGCAATCATCCCATCCGATCAATCTTCCGATCTTATTTTTGCTGGTCGGCTCATAAAAGAGAAACATATCGATATCTTGCTTGAATCAATCGTTATTCTCAAAGAGACACATCCTGATATTACATGCATGATTATTGGAGACGGACCGGAGCGTCACAATCTTAAATTGATGACTGAAATGTGGGGATTGAATGATAATGTTGTATTTACCGGGTTCCTGCCCTCACCCGAGGATATAAATGCCCATATGAAATCATCGAAAGTATTTGTACTGCCGTCAACCCGTGAAGGTTTCGGAATTGCGGCTCTTGAAGCACTAGCCTGTGGTCTTCCTGTTGTAACCATCGACCATCCTCAGAATGCGAGTGCGGTCTTTGCAGGTCATGGATGCGGGGCATTGTCCCGGCTTGATTCAAAAGACATGGCAATTAAAATACATGAAGTCCTGGCCGATACATCAAGACGCTCTGCCATTTGCCGCCAGAAAGCACAGGGATACGATTGGAACGTGATTACTGATTACCTCGAAGAGCATTACCATAGAATCAGTGCACAGAAACGCTCGGTTCAAAGGTTCCCGTAA
- a CDS encoding phosphoribosyltransferase, which produces MGRIIEDPALRNKTLVFRDRTDAGVRLAKFTREHLRLDTPMVCAIPAGGIPVGLELARVFHTDLVPAVVRKLKIPWNPEAGFGAMTWDGRIFLNQPLASQLRLSPEEIRLAKEQTQEVIRQRMELFARGQPPPSFRHRTVVLTDDGLASGYTMLAAIEAVISDEPDRIVVAVPTGSRGAAALVAEKSESVVCMNLKDRYPFAVADAYRNWHDLSDEEVLEYLDLSGRNPQRLTPRSDDFPA; this is translated from the coding sequence ATGGGGCGGATAATCGAAGACCCTGCACTCCGCAACAAAACCCTGGTATTCAGGGACCGGACTGATGCAGGTGTCAGACTCGCGAAATTTACCCGCGAGCATCTCAGGCTTGATACACCCATGGTGTGTGCCATCCCGGCAGGGGGCATCCCGGTCGGGCTGGAGCTGGCCCGGGTATTTCATACCGATCTGGTGCCCGCGGTGGTACGGAAGCTGAAGATCCCCTGGAACCCTGAAGCGGGGTTTGGAGCCATGACCTGGGACGGACGGATCTTCCTGAACCAGCCGCTGGCAAGCCAGCTCCGCCTTTCCCCCGAAGAGATCAGGTTGGCTAAGGAACAGACACAGGAAGTTATCAGGCAGCGAATGGAACTTTTTGCAAGAGGGCAGCCCCCTCCGTCATTTCGCCACCGGACTGTCGTCCTGACCGATGACGGTCTCGCGTCGGGTTACACCATGCTTGCAGCAATCGAAGCGGTCATTTCCGATGAGCCCGATCGGATTGTAGTTGCGGTGCCGACAGGATCAAGGGGGGCAGCCGCTCTCGTCGCAGAAAAATCTGAATCGGTCGTCTGCATGAACCTGAAGGATAGGTATCCCTTTGCCGTGGCTGATGCTTACCGGAACTGGCACGATCTTTCAGATGAGGAAGTTCTCGAGTACCTTGATCTTAGCGGAAGAAATCCGCAAAGGCTGACTCCACGATCCGATGATTTCCCGGCTTAG
- a CDS encoding glycosyltransferase, which produces MISEFTGKPIELSVILPTLNEEQTIETCIRKIQNVFKNQGINGEIIVTDSSTDKTPEIARSLGARVVHPKSRGYGCAYMEAFTHVRGRYIVIGDADNTYDFNEIPLLIHEMEKGFDLVVGSRFRGTITKGAMTPLHRYIGNPFLTFVLNKIFHTNFTDTHSGFRAIRSDALESLHLQSCGMEFASEMLINASREGLKISEVPITYYPRIAPSKLASFSDGWRHLRFFLLLKPIPFLAVPGMLSVIFGLILMGAFHDPSGDPSARTHSFILGTMLMMGGIQLFFFGIVIKIYSSLHGYGKEGLTEDILLNYQNLEKFLIMGSVFIIAGVCLGGYILYEWIISGFGALNEITNATLSLALVTVGVEIVFIAVLISMMCLNREPFSD; this is translated from the coding sequence TTGATTTCTGAATTTACAGGAAAACCAATCGAATTAAGTGTCATATTACCGACCTTGAACGAAGAACAGACCATTGAGACCTGCATTAGGAAAATACAGAATGTTTTCAAAAATCAAGGGATAAACGGAGAAATAATTGTTACAGATTCCTCAACCGATAAAACCCCGGAAATAGCCCGATCTCTCGGAGCAAGGGTCGTCCATCCAAAATCACGAGGATATGGATGTGCATACATGGAAGCTTTTACGCATGTCAGGGGGCGGTATATCGTCATTGGTGACGCTGACAATACCTATGATTTCAACGAGATCCCGCTCCTTATTCATGAAATGGAAAAAGGTTTCGACTTGGTGGTGGGATCGCGGTTCAGGGGAACAATAACGAAAGGGGCAATGACCCCTCTCCACCGGTACATTGGGAATCCATTTCTCACATTTGTCCTCAACAAGATCTTTCATACCAATTTCACAGATACCCATAGTGGGTTCAGGGCGATTCGTTCCGATGCTTTGGAAAGTCTTCATCTCCAAAGTTGCGGGATGGAATTCGCCTCGGAGATGCTCATAAATGCGTCCCGGGAAGGGTTAAAAATCTCCGAGGTCCCGATAACCTATTACCCGAGAATAGCGCCATCCAAGCTTGCAAGCTTTTCCGATGGATGGCGTCATCTTCGATTTTTCCTCCTCTTGAAACCAATTCCCTTTCTTGCTGTTCCCGGAATGCTCTCTGTGATCTTTGGGCTTATTCTGATGGGAGCATTCCATGATCCTTCGGGTGACCCCTCTGCACGAACCCATTCGTTCATTCTTGGAACAATGCTCATGATGGGGGGCATTCAGCTGTTCTTTTTCGGCATTGTCATCAAAATATATTCGAGCTTGCATGGGTATGGAAAAGAAGGCCTGACAGAAGATATTTTATTGAACTATCAGAACCTCGAAAAATTTTTGATAATGGGATCAGTGTTCATTATTGCAGGAGTATGCCTTGGCGGCTATATTCTCTATGAATGGATCATATCAGGATTTGGTGCCCTCAATGAAATTACCAATGCAACGTTGTCCCTGGCACTGGTCACGGTTGGCGTTGAGATTGTCTTCATCGCGGTACTTATCAGTATGATGTGTCTGAACAGGGAACCTTTCTCTGACTGA
- a CDS encoding UbiA family prenyltransferase, translating to MSEYWYPHDWFTLNLVVVFDYLVYSSLYLSFAAGFMAYISSVLHEVSFNPAVFVLGMLITYSVYNLNRKTDESEDAINHSKRYGFTKKYERLLFSTAIGAYILALAISWLYGPAVVVISAIPLISGVVYSAPVFPRGFPYRRLKEIPVAKSLIVAVAWALPPTLLPVYIAGAFPDTITLAAILFFFSLVFINTVLFDMRDVEGDRLTGVRTIPVCIGIAATTLLLKMVNIIFGVTVVLLLWNKIPLAYIMLIVMGIFYAHWYIRNYRKISESNLLCDLIADGQFIALGLLMVVIVAVSASFNPAGIAAAI from the coding sequence ATGTCTGAATACTGGTATCCGCATGACTGGTTTACATTGAATCTCGTTGTTGTGTTCGATTACCTCGTGTATAGCTCGCTTTATCTCTCGTTTGCCGCCGGGTTCATGGCATATATTTCCAGTGTTCTCCATGAAGTATCATTCAATCCTGCTGTTTTCGTTCTCGGCATGCTGATAACCTACTCGGTATACAATCTGAACCGGAAGACCGATGAGAGCGAAGACGCCATCAATCATTCGAAACGATACGGATTCACCAAAAAATATGAAAGACTCCTTTTCTCTACGGCAATAGGGGCATATATCCTTGCGCTCGCCATTTCCTGGCTCTACGGTCCCGCTGTTGTGGTGATATCGGCCATCCCCCTGATCAGCGGGGTGGTTTATAGCGCCCCGGTATTTCCCCGGGGATTTCCGTACCGCCGCTTGAAAGAGATCCCGGTCGCAAAGAGTCTCATCGTTGCTGTAGCCTGGGCCCTCCCGCCTACCCTCCTTCCTGTATACATAGCTGGGGCGTTTCCGGACACGATTACCCTGGCCGCAATCCTATTCTTTTTTTCCCTGGTCTTTATCAATACCGTGCTCTTCGACATGCGGGATGTTGAAGGAGATCGGCTCACAGGGGTAAGGACCATCCCGGTCTGCATCGGGATAGCTGCCACAACGCTGCTGCTGAAGATGGTCAATATTATCTTCGGGGTAACAGTAGTGCTCCTGTTATGGAACAAGATTCCGCTGGCTTACATCATGCTTATCGTAATGGGAATTTTCTATGCCCACTGGTATATCCGCAACTACCGGAAGATCAGTGAGAGCAACCTCCTATGCGACCTGATCGCAGATGGCCAGTTCATTGCCCTGGGCCTGTTGATGGTGGTCATAGTGGCAGTATCAGCATCATTCAATCCAGCAGGTATCGCCGCCGCGATATGA
- a CDS encoding DUF1724 domain-containing protein: MRTTITKHHGKHHMAVDHYTRIMGDIQALFRSRLQIQILLALSDGNKTLAQLREITGSSSQALIPKIRKLEANNYIAISEYEYHLTPVGKILALKIQDIILFKSVTRKHKDFWDQHRVDAIPEPFLQDLGELYQTEIVSDTNVDIFNVYFNFLKVLNEAERVCIVSPISSPAHTEAVAKRAMEGATIDLLVGKELIEQFSRPSYAEKISEVVGTGRGKIFILDPMPKLGLTVTDKAISLGLYKLDGITYDSTSDLFSREERAVRWGQRLFDYYRKQATELIL, translated from the coding sequence ATGAGAACGACTATAACGAAGCACCACGGCAAGCACCATATGGCAGTCGACCACTACACCCGGATAATGGGGGACATTCAGGCACTTTTCCGCTCGCGCCTTCAGATCCAGATCCTCCTCGCTCTTTCTGATGGAAACAAGACCCTAGCCCAGCTCCGCGAGATTACTGGGAGTTCCTCACAGGCCCTCATCCCGAAGATACGGAAGCTTGAAGCGAACAACTATATCGCAATATCGGAGTACGAATACCACTTAACCCCGGTGGGAAAAATCCTGGCCCTGAAGATCCAGGACATCATCCTCTTCAAATCGGTTACCCGGAAGCACAAGGATTTCTGGGATCAGCACCGGGTTGATGCGATCCCGGAACCATTTCTGCAAGATCTTGGAGAACTCTATCAAACCGAGATCGTTTCTGATACGAATGTAGACATTTTCAATGTCTATTTTAACTTCCTCAAGGTACTCAATGAGGCTGAACGGGTCTGCATAGTCTCCCCTATCTCCAGCCCTGCTCATACCGAAGCGGTAGCAAAACGTGCGATGGAAGGGGCGACAATAGATCTTCTTGTGGGTAAAGAACTCATCGAACAGTTCTCCCGACCGTCTTATGCCGAAAAGATATCCGAGGTGGTCGGAACCGGGAGGGGGAAAATCTTTATACTGGATCCCATGCCGAAACTGGGGTTGACTGTGACTGACAAGGCAATCTCCCTCGGCCTGTATAAGCTCGACGGGATCACCTATGATTCGACATCTGACCTCTTCTCAAGAGAAGAACGGGCGGTCAGGTGGGGCCAGCGGCTCTTTGATTACTACCGGAAACAAGCGACCGAATTAATATTGTAA
- a CDS encoding segregation/condensation protein A → MSEEPVEILVQMADRGEIDPWNIDIVEVTDRFLSELERRKELDLRISGRTLFYAALLLRMKSEYLDMAVDEGVLDEFLEDEDDGIDLSGEFPEGAGGPIEQLEREIRRRLDRKNLRKRPVTLFELILELKNAEKEQRRRQRFRDPFSMGLMDVEEVVGIAHEENYREAAETVLSQCEAAISAEGVMTLHELARLLGRGILDVYIPLLYLMFEGKLSLWQEEFFGEILVQSCRAGE, encoded by the coding sequence ATGTCTGAAGAGCCTGTCGAGATCCTGGTCCAGATGGCCGATCGGGGTGAGATCGATCCATGGAATATCGACATCGTCGAGGTGACCGACCGGTTCCTCTCCGAGCTGGAGCGGAGGAAGGAGCTCGACCTCCGCATCTCGGGCCGGACGCTCTTCTACGCGGCGCTCCTCCTGCGGATGAAGTCCGAGTACCTGGATATGGCGGTCGACGAGGGTGTGCTCGACGAGTTCCTGGAAGACGAGGACGATGGAATCGACCTTTCCGGAGAGTTCCCGGAAGGGGCGGGGGGACCGATCGAGCAACTCGAGCGGGAGATCCGGCGGAGACTTGACCGCAAGAACCTGCGCAAGCGGCCGGTCACCCTCTTCGAGCTGATCCTCGAGCTGAAGAACGCTGAGAAGGAGCAGCGGCGTCGACAGCGGTTCCGCGATCCCTTTTCCATGGGCCTGATGGACGTGGAGGAAGTGGTGGGTATTGCCCACGAGGAGAACTACCGAGAGGCCGCAGAAACGGTGCTCTCTCAGTGCGAGGCAGCGATTTCTGCCGAAGGGGTGATGACCCTCCACGAGCTTGCCAGGCTTCTTGGCAGGGGGATCCTCGATGTCTACATTCCGCTCCTCTACCTGATGTTCGAGGGGAAGCTCTCGCTCTGGCAAGAGGAGTTCTTCGGAGAGATCCTGGTCCAGTCCTGCCGCGCAGGCGAGTAA
- the smc gene encoding chromosome segregation protein SMC, whose amino-acid sequence MHITELEIDNFKSFIKKAKIPFFEGFTVISGPNGSGKSNIIDSILFVLALSSSRTLRAEKLTDLINLNSGKQTAEVSLSFSDGTRIRRRIKRTASGYYSYTYLNEKPCKQADITDFLSRHGIIPHGYNVVMQGDVTRIIEMSDFERRKIIDEIAGVAEFDAKKEQAIRELEVVRERIEREEMLLSELSQRLGELAEERKQALKYREWQEKLRKLETCRAGAFLNAKEKDLASLVRVIADQELALSRVASDRSLEENEWSYLKADLDDIARQINQKSGTEYLKLIADLEEAKGVIRLSEQAIGRARKEKEANLEGMNRSFVDQKRAEERITECTNAIREMTIDRTNLAMETAAARGQIEKLGAEIQDQSRDVEGARDKLFSLMQAIEAEKANRSGILHQKDLILEKSRMRTLERERLEERLREIEGDLASRVVQRKREEQQESSLREEKKAIEQEISALEASVFAKRSSAERLREELRGIEHETMRLEAQQQAQGEPGSRALEAVLAMAGVHGTIARLGKAPPEYTTALNVAAGGKLHYVVVDDDKVAAAAIRYLKDQKLGRLTFLPLAKLRPAPLPELPDNGIIGHAVRMLEYEPQFEPAFRVVFGATVVVESLDRGRQLLGKYRMVTRDGELLERSGAMTGGSFKKPPRGFGAAVEDEIDRLRQRAGEIRSEIADLENAVKQGSAGIEERRGRRSAIDGELQRFTITAEEIGRQSDLFSQEKERVEGVLAVFAEEVRSGTADLAALEASLDTSTGEIAQLTRRMEQLKKRLDDTTIPALTESLEKKRRELDDAERRLRNKESDIADLSRERQHFVARVEELKGEKTRLAEVNRQIDADIASAEAQIEESREAIQKVEERQKEFSGELDGLRTRHSDTANAIHESEKKLLEFDSAKERIAIQLDALHGRQASLAAEIESLRGEVGEVTTDLSLSEIEDGIAEASTAMRKIGAVNMLAIEEYDRVESRVNERQEKKEILSRERTTLLSRIERFETMKFEAFMTAYRAIDANFRGIFARLTSGSGRLILENEEDPFKGGLSFAVQPRDKAVHLLSALSGGEKSLTTLAFIFSIQQHLPAPFYAFDEVDMSLDGSNVERIGEMIRDLSGTSQFIIVSLRKPMIEGADRILGVTLLPDKSSFVTGVRADV is encoded by the coding sequence TTGCACATCACTGAGCTTGAGATAGACAACTTCAAATCTTTTATAAAAAAGGCAAAGATTCCCTTTTTTGAGGGTTTTACAGTCATCTCGGGCCCGAACGGTTCAGGGAAGAGTAATATCATCGACAGCATCCTCTTTGTGCTGGCCCTCTCTTCCTCGCGAACCCTCCGCGCCGAGAAGCTGACCGACCTGATCAACCTCAATTCAGGGAAGCAGACTGCGGAGGTCTCCCTCTCGTTCTCGGACGGCACGAGGATCAGGCGGCGGATTAAGCGGACGGCGAGCGGTTATTACAGCTATACCTACTTAAACGAGAAGCCTTGCAAGCAGGCAGACATTACTGATTTTCTTTCCCGGCATGGGATCATTCCCCATGGCTACAACGTGGTCATGCAGGGGGATGTCACCCGCATCATAGAGATGAGCGATTTCGAACGGCGCAAGATCATCGATGAGATTGCGGGTGTGGCAGAGTTCGATGCCAAGAAGGAGCAGGCTATCAGGGAGCTCGAAGTGGTACGGGAACGGATCGAACGAGAGGAGATGCTGCTTTCCGAGCTTTCCCAGCGCCTTGGCGAACTGGCAGAGGAACGGAAGCAGGCCCTGAAGTACCGGGAATGGCAGGAGAAACTCCGGAAATTAGAAACCTGCCGCGCCGGTGCATTCCTGAACGCAAAAGAAAAGGACCTCGCCTCGCTGGTGCGGGTGATCGCCGACCAGGAACTGGCGCTCTCCCGTGTGGCATCGGACCGGAGTCTGGAGGAGAACGAGTGGTCCTACCTCAAGGCAGATCTGGACGATATCGCCCGCCAGATAAACCAGAAGAGCGGGACTGAGTACCTGAAGCTGATCGCGGACCTCGAAGAAGCGAAAGGGGTCATCCGGCTCTCCGAGCAGGCCATTGGCCGGGCACGGAAGGAGAAAGAAGCCAACCTCGAAGGTATGAACCGTTCTTTTGTGGACCAGAAACGGGCGGAAGAACGGATTACGGAGTGCACCAATGCGATCCGGGAAATGACCATCGACCGTACCAACCTCGCCATGGAGACTGCGGCGGCAAGGGGCCAGATCGAGAAACTTGGGGCCGAGATCCAGGACCAGAGCCGGGATGTGGAAGGGGCACGCGACAAACTCTTCTCCCTTATGCAGGCCATAGAGGCAGAGAAGGCAAACCGGTCAGGAATCCTCCACCAGAAGGATCTCATCCTTGAAAAGAGCCGGATGCGGACCTTGGAACGGGAGCGACTGGAGGAGCGCCTCCGGGAGATTGAAGGAGATCTCGCATCCCGGGTGGTGCAGCGAAAGAGGGAGGAACAGCAGGAATCCTCGTTGCGGGAAGAAAAAAAAGCGATCGAACAGGAAATATCCGCGCTCGAAGCATCGGTGTTCGCGAAGAGATCTTCAGCAGAACGGCTGCGGGAGGAGCTGCGGGGAATAGAGCACGAGACAATGCGGCTCGAGGCTCAGCAACAGGCCCAGGGAGAGCCCGGCTCACGGGCACTCGAGGCGGTGCTGGCCATGGCGGGGGTTCATGGGACCATCGCTCGTCTCGGTAAGGCTCCCCCCGAATACACCACGGCCCTGAACGTGGCGGCAGGGGGCAAGCTCCACTATGTGGTAGTGGATGACGATAAGGTTGCTGCAGCGGCGATACGATACCTCAAAGACCAGAAGCTTGGACGCCTCACCTTTCTCCCACTCGCCAAGCTCAGGCCGGCACCGCTCCCGGAACTTCCCGATAATGGAATTATCGGCCATGCGGTTCGGATGCTCGAGTATGAGCCACAGTTCGAGCCGGCCTTCCGAGTTGTCTTCGGAGCGACAGTGGTGGTGGAGTCACTTGACCGTGGCCGCCAGCTGCTCGGGAAGTATCGCATGGTCACCCGGGATGGAGAGCTTCTGGAGCGGAGCGGCGCCATGACCGGTGGCTCATTCAAGAAGCCGCCCAGGGGGTTTGGGGCGGCGGTCGAGGACGAAATCGATCGACTACGGCAGCGCGCCGGGGAGATCCGGTCCGAGATTGCGGATCTGGAAAATGCGGTAAAGCAGGGCAGCGCCGGAATCGAGGAGAGGCGGGGGCGGCGGTCGGCGATCGATGGGGAGCTTCAGCGGTTCACGATCACCGCGGAGGAGATCGGCAGGCAATCCGATCTCTTCTCCCAGGAAAAGGAGAGGGTCGAAGGAGTCCTGGCAGTGTTCGCTGAAGAGGTGCGGAGCGGGACAGCGGATCTTGCGGCACTCGAGGCATCGCTCGATACATCGACCGGGGAGATCGCCCAACTTACCCGCCGGATGGAGCAGCTCAAGAAGCGACTGGACGACACGACTATCCCTGCCCTGACTGAGTCGCTGGAAAAGAAGCGGCGCGAGCTCGATGATGCCGAACGCCGTCTCCGCAACAAGGAGTCCGATATCGCTGACCTTTCCCGCGAGCGGCAGCACTTTGTGGCGCGAGTGGAAGAGCTGAAAGGGGAGAAAACAAGACTGGCTGAGGTGAACCGGCAAATCGATGCTGATATTGCATCCGCAGAAGCGCAGATCGAGGAAAGCCGGGAAGCCATCCAGAAGGTCGAAGAGCGGCAGAAGGAGTTCTCCGGTGAGCTTGATGGTCTTCGTACCCGGCACTCCGATACTGCCAATGCCATCCATGAATCGGAGAAAAAGCTCCTCGAGTTCGATTCCGCAAAGGAAAGGATCGCCATCCAGCTCGATGCCCTGCACGGGCGTCAGGCTTCGCTTGCAGCCGAGATCGAATCGCTCCGCGGTGAGGTCGGGGAGGTCACCACCGATCTCTCTCTCTCCGAGATCGAGGACGGCATTGCCGAAGCATCAACAGCGATGCGGAAGATCGGGGCGGTCAACATGCTGGCCATCGAGGAGTACGATCGGGTGGAATCACGGGTGAACGAACGGCAGGAGAAGAAGGAGATCCTCTCCCGGGAGCGGACCACGCTTCTTTCGCGGATCGAGCGGTTCGAGACCATGAAGTTCGAGGCCTTCATGACCGCCTACCGGGCCATCGATGCAAATTTCAGGGGTATTTTCGCCCGCCTCACCAGCGGGAGCGGCAGGCTTATTCTCGAGAACGAGGAGGATCCGTTCAAGGGCGGGCTCTCGTTTGCCGTGCAACCGCGGGACAAGGCGGTCCACCTACTCTCCGCTCTATCCGGCGGGGAGAAGTCGCTCACCACGCTGGCCTTCATCTTCTCCATCCAGCAGCACCTCCCGGCGCCGTTCTATGCATTTGACGAGGTGGATATGTCGCTTGATGGATCCAACGTGGAACGGATCGGCGAGATGATCCGGGATCTCTCCGGGACCTCGCAGTTCATCATCGTCTCCCTCCGCAAGCCGATGATCGAAGGGGCCGACCGGATTCTGGGCGTGACGCTCCTCCCGGACAAGAGCTCGTTCGTGACCGGGGTCAGGGCCGATGTCTGA